A single window of Bordetella genomosp. 11 DNA harbors:
- a CDS encoding AMP-binding protein has product MQRPWLAEYPAGVPAEVSADGYVSLVDLLDRACERYASRVACTAMGTDILYEALDRHAECFAGWLQSLDLERGSRVALMLPNVPAYLACMLGTLRAGHVLVNVNPLYKPVELQRQLLDSGAQVIVVLENFAHTLQDVQDRGDLRHVVVTAVGDLLGGVKETVVNLVARHVKKAVPAWRIDGALPLTRVLSIGRRHGFEAPVLSMDDLAVLQYTGGTTGTPKGAMLTHRNLAINVLQTEAVAWPALHDVAGQLTIISALPLYHVFAMTVCGLYGMHAGMRNLLILNPRDQPALIKAWRDVPVNIFPGVNTLFNALANNPDFAALDFSALRLTFGGGMAVQSTVAERWRVMTGRPIIEGYGLSETAPVAAVNPTDTLDFSGSIGLPVPSTDVAILDDEGRPVPEGERGEVCIKGPQVMRGYWQRPEETREVMTADGYFRSGDIGTIDARGYIRIVDRKKDMITVSGFKVYPNEVEDVVVAHPDVLEVAAIGVEDERSGEVVKVFIVPRSAALSQAEINAWCRERLTGYKCPREVEFRAELPKSNVGKILRRELRGDAGRPAAAPAQSSAVRPTVAP; this is encoded by the coding sequence ATGCAGCGTCCATGGCTGGCCGAATATCCCGCGGGTGTTCCCGCCGAGGTTTCCGCCGACGGCTACGTGTCTCTGGTGGATTTGCTGGACCGGGCATGCGAGCGTTACGCCAGCCGGGTCGCCTGTACGGCGATGGGGACGGATATTCTCTACGAGGCGCTGGACCGCCATGCGGAGTGCTTCGCCGGATGGCTGCAGTCGCTGGACCTGGAACGCGGCAGCCGGGTTGCCCTGATGCTGCCCAACGTTCCCGCTTATCTGGCCTGCATGCTGGGAACATTGCGCGCTGGCCATGTATTGGTCAACGTCAACCCCTTGTACAAACCGGTGGAGCTGCAGCGGCAGCTTTTGGACAGCGGCGCCCAGGTCATCGTCGTCCTGGAGAACTTCGCGCACACCCTGCAGGACGTGCAGGACCGGGGAGACCTGCGCCACGTCGTCGTCACGGCGGTGGGCGACCTGCTGGGCGGGGTCAAGGAAACCGTCGTGAACCTGGTGGCCAGGCACGTAAAAAAGGCCGTGCCGGCATGGCGCATCGACGGCGCGCTGCCCTTGACGCGGGTCCTGTCCATCGGCCGCCGGCATGGATTCGAGGCGCCGGTCCTGTCGATGGACGACCTGGCCGTGCTGCAGTACACGGGCGGTACGACCGGTACGCCCAAGGGCGCGATGCTGACTCATCGCAACCTGGCGATCAACGTTTTGCAGACCGAAGCGGTCGCCTGGCCGGCATTGCACGACGTGGCCGGCCAACTGACGATCATCAGCGCCTTGCCGCTCTATCACGTCTTCGCGATGACTGTCTGCGGCCTGTACGGTATGCACGCCGGCATGCGCAACCTGCTTATCCTGAATCCGCGCGACCAGCCTGCCCTGATAAAGGCATGGCGCGATGTGCCGGTGAATATCTTCCCGGGCGTCAATACGCTGTTCAACGCCCTGGCCAACAATCCTGACTTCGCGGCGCTGGATTTTTCCGCCTTGCGCCTGACATTCGGCGGCGGCATGGCGGTGCAGAGTACCGTGGCCGAGCGCTGGCGCGTCATGACGGGCCGGCCCATCATCGAGGGCTACGGCCTGTCGGAAACAGCACCGGTGGCAGCCGTCAATCCCACCGATACGCTGGACTTTTCCGGCTCCATCGGCCTGCCCGTGCCTTCCACGGATGTGGCGATCCTGGACGATGAAGGCCGGCCGGTGCCCGAGGGCGAACGCGGGGAAGTCTGCATCAAGGGGCCGCAGGTCATGCGCGGGTATTGGCAACGGCCGGAGGAAACCCGCGAGGTCATGACCGCGGATGGCTATTTCCGAAGCGGCGATATAGGCACCATCGACGCACGCGGGTACATCCGCATCGTCGACCGCAAGAAAGACATGATCACCGTGTCGGGCTTCAAGGTGTACCCCAACGAGGTCGAAGACGTCGTTGTCGCCCATCCCGATGTCCTGGAGGTTGCCGCCATCGGCGTGGAGGACGAGCGCTCCGGCGAAGTGGTCAAGGTCTTCATCGTGCCGCGCAGCGCTGCCCTCTCGCAGGCGGAGATCAACGCATGGTGCCGGGAAAGGCTGACGGGGTACAAATGCCCGCGTGAAGTGGAGTTCCGGGCCGAGCTGCCCAAGAGCAACGTCGGCAAGATCCTGCGGCGCGAGCTGCGCGGCGATGCCGGGCGGCCTGCCGCCGCGCCTGCCCAGTCGTCGGCCGTGCGTCCGACCGTCGCGCCCTAG
- a CDS encoding M20 aminoacylase family protein → MKLLEPIVAWQADLAAIRRDLHAHPELCFEEFRTSDVVAAKLQEWGIEVHRGLGGTGVVGTIRGNAGGTRAIGLRADMDALPMQEINTFEHASRHPGKMHACGHDGHTAMLLGAARYLAAHRDFEGIVHVIFQPAEEHGGGAKRMIDDGLFREFPMEAVFGMHNWPGMAQGSFGLTPGPIMASSNDFRITISGKGSHAGMPHLGVDPVMAAVQLAQSLQTIITRNRNPLDAAVLSITQIHAGSADNVVPTEAVMRGTARTFTMESLDLIEQRMRDISVHTCAALGCDVDFDFQRHYPPTINHPAEAAVCADVLRELVGTSNVDDHVQPSMGAEDFAFMLQEIPGCYVWIGNGWGEHRTAGHGLGPCMLHNGSYDFNDDLLGLGATYWVRLALARLSRPAEAGAR, encoded by the coding sequence ATGAAACTGCTAGAACCCATCGTCGCCTGGCAGGCGGACCTCGCCGCCATACGCCGTGACCTGCATGCCCATCCGGAACTGTGCTTCGAGGAATTCCGGACCTCCGACGTAGTGGCTGCCAAACTCCAGGAATGGGGTATCGAAGTACACCGTGGCCTGGGCGGCACCGGCGTGGTCGGCACCATACGCGGCAATGCCGGCGGCACACGCGCGATCGGCTTGCGCGCCGACATGGACGCCCTGCCGATGCAAGAAATCAACACGTTCGAGCATGCCAGCCGGCATCCCGGCAAAATGCATGCGTGCGGGCACGACGGGCACACGGCCATGCTGCTGGGCGCCGCCCGCTATCTTGCGGCACACCGGGATTTCGAAGGCATCGTCCACGTCATTTTCCAGCCCGCCGAAGAACACGGCGGCGGCGCCAAACGCATGATCGACGACGGCCTGTTCCGCGAATTCCCCATGGAAGCGGTGTTCGGCATGCATAACTGGCCCGGCATGGCGCAAGGCTCGTTCGGCTTGACGCCGGGGCCCATCATGGCATCCAGCAACGATTTCCGGATCACGATTTCGGGCAAGGGTTCGCACGCTGGAATGCCGCACCTGGGCGTCGATCCGGTCATGGCCGCTGTGCAACTGGCGCAATCGCTGCAGACGATCATCACGCGCAACCGCAATCCGCTCGATGCCGCCGTCCTGAGCATCACGCAAATCCACGCCGGCAGCGCGGACAACGTGGTGCCCACCGAGGCCGTCATGCGGGGCACGGCGCGCACGTTCACGATGGAATCGCTCGATCTGATCGAACAGCGCATGCGCGATATCTCCGTGCATACTTGCGCCGCGCTGGGCTGCGACGTGGATTTCGATTTCCAGCGGCACTATCCGCCGACGATCAACCATCCCGCCGAGGCGGCCGTATGCGCCGACGTGCTGCGCGAGCTGGTCGGAACCAGCAACGTCGATGACCATGTGCAGCCCTCGATGGGCGCCGAGGATTTCGCCTTCATGCTGCAGGAAATTCCCGGCTGCTATGTCTGGATCGGCAATGGCTGGGGCGAACACCGCACGGCGGGCCATGGATTGGGCCCCTGCATGCTGCATAACGGCAGCTACGATTTCAATGATGACCTGCTGGGACTGGGCGCCACGTACTGGGTTCGGCTGGCCCTGGCCCGCTTGAGCCGGCCAGCCGAGGCGGGAGCGCGCTAG
- a CDS encoding LysR family transcriptional regulator: MTPEQLLTFAYVAETGNISRAAELLHLSQPAVSGQLRALQEWFGEPLYRRSGHGIALTSAGDKLVEHARQVRQAYALARGVRDAWRGIASGSLRLGASTTPASYVLPGLVATFRARYPAVALQLSDGNTREIVQRLAQLDMAFIEGDVPTGLPADTAVYEWRADEVVAVVPADHDLARRGQVRLADLAKYSLVMREQGSGVRGLVERAFHAEGLVPDVALELAGVEGVKQAVRAGLGIGFVSVMSMRHEDGALVALRIGGGGLTRMLSILLPHASAPARAASLFLEMCRA; encoded by the coding sequence ATGACTCCTGAACAACTGCTGACCTTCGCCTATGTCGCCGAGACGGGCAATATCAGCCGCGCGGCCGAACTGTTGCATTTATCGCAACCGGCGGTCTCCGGCCAGCTGCGCGCCCTGCAGGAGTGGTTCGGCGAACCCCTGTACCGGCGCAGCGGCCACGGTATCGCCCTGACCTCGGCGGGCGATAAGCTGGTCGAGCATGCGCGCCAGGTGCGCCAGGCCTATGCGCTGGCGCGGGGCGTGCGCGACGCCTGGCGGGGCATCGCGTCCGGCTCGTTGCGGCTGGGCGCGAGTACGACGCCCGCCAGCTATGTATTGCCCGGCCTGGTCGCCACATTCCGCGCCCGCTACCCGGCGGTGGCGTTGCAGCTGTCGGACGGCAACACGCGTGAAATCGTCCAGCGCCTGGCGCAGTTGGACATGGCTTTCATCGAGGGCGATGTCCCGACGGGGCTGCCTGCCGACACCGCCGTCTATGAATGGCGCGCCGATGAGGTGGTGGCCGTGGTGCCGGCCGACCATGATCTGGCCCGGCGCGGCCAGGTTCGACTCGCGGACCTGGCCAAGTATTCGCTGGTGATGCGGGAGCAGGGGTCGGGCGTCAGGGGACTGGTCGAACGCGCCTTCCATGCCGAAGGCCTGGTTCCCGACGTAGCGCTGGAACTGGCCGGCGTCGAAGGCGTCAAGCAGGCCGTACGCGCCGGGCTGGGTATCGGCTTCGTGTCGGTCATGTCGATGCGCCACGAGGATGGCGCGCTGGTCGCGTTGCGGATCGGCGGCGGGGGCTTGACCCGCATGCTCAGTATCCTGTTGCCGCACGCCTCCGCGCCGGCCCGCGCGGCCTCGCTATTCCTGGAAATGTGCCGTGCCTAG